Proteins from a genomic interval of Lysobacter stagni:
- the napE gene encoding periplasmic nitrate reductase, NapE protein: MESPHELSAKRRERVAFLLLTAVVFPLLTVMIVAGYGFLVWIWQMFAGPPTGH, translated from the coding sequence ATGGAATCGCCACACGAGCTTTCCGCAAAACGTCGGGAACGCGTCGCGTTCCTGCTTCTGACGGCGGTGGTGTTTCCACTGCTGACGGTCATGATCGTGGCCGGGTATGGCTTCCTGGTCTGGATCTGGCAGATGTTCGCCGGTCCACCGACGGGTCACTGA
- the pyk gene encoding pyruvate kinase, which translates to MTTRRRTKILATLGPATDPPGVLDALLTAGVDVVRLNFSHGDPSSQVARAEAVREAAQRVGVEVGILADLPGPKIRIERFAEGRVLLKTGDRFDLVASIDAPPGNLREVGVSYLGLPNDVRPGDVLLLDDGLLQLRVGAVDGERIITTVLNDGALSDRKGLNKLGGGLSLGALTERDKELIKVAAELGADFIAVSFCRNAADMNEARRIARENGSDAALVAKVERAEAIENLSEIVDASDVVMVARGDLGVEIGDAELPGLQKKIIREALERNKVVITATQMLQSMVDSPIPTRAEVLDVANAVIDGTDAVMLSQESAAGRYPVRAVEAMARICLGAERQFNHDTDFEAAPRNLERADQAIAMAAMFLSEHIGVRGIIAMTESGGTARFLSRFRSQVPIYALSRHDGARRRMGLMRDVVAYNFDSRGLTSRDAARKAVKELFGQDLLSVGDRVMFTSGDHMEQLGATNTLRLLQVGEGGTAEGLGEL; encoded by the coding sequence ATGACGACCAGACGCCGCACCAAGATTCTCGCCACCCTCGGCCCGGCCACCGATCCGCCGGGCGTACTGGATGCACTGCTCACCGCCGGCGTCGATGTCGTCCGGCTCAACTTCTCCCACGGCGATCCGTCCTCGCAGGTCGCGCGCGCCGAAGCGGTGCGCGAGGCCGCGCAGCGTGTCGGCGTGGAGGTCGGCATCCTGGCCGACCTGCCCGGCCCGAAGATCCGCATCGAGCGGTTCGCCGAAGGCCGCGTGCTGCTCAAGACCGGCGACCGCTTCGACCTCGTCGCCAGCATCGATGCGCCCCCGGGCAACCTGCGCGAGGTTGGCGTGAGCTACCTCGGCCTGCCCAATGACGTGCGTCCGGGCGATGTGCTGCTGCTCGACGACGGCCTGCTGCAGCTGCGCGTGGGCGCTGTGGACGGCGAACGCATCATCACCACCGTGCTCAACGACGGCGCGCTGTCGGATCGCAAGGGCCTGAACAAGCTCGGCGGCGGTCTCTCGCTGGGCGCGCTGACCGAGCGCGACAAGGAACTGATCAAGGTCGCTGCGGAACTGGGCGCGGACTTCATCGCCGTGTCGTTCTGCCGCAATGCCGCCGACATGAACGAAGCGCGCCGCATCGCCCGCGAGAACGGCAGCGATGCCGCGCTGGTGGCGAAGGTGGAACGCGCCGAGGCGATCGAGAATCTCTCGGAGATCGTCGACGCCAGCGACGTGGTGATGGTGGCGCGCGGCGACCTGGGCGTGGAGATCGGCGATGCCGAACTGCCGGGCCTGCAGAAGAAGATCATCCGCGAGGCGCTGGAGCGCAACAAGGTCGTCATTACCGCCACGCAGATGCTGCAGTCGATGGTCGACAGCCCGATCCCGACACGCGCGGAAGTGCTGGACGTGGCCAACGCCGTCATCGACGGCACCGACGCGGTGATGCTCTCGCAGGAATCCGCGGCCGGCCGTTATCCGGTCCGCGCGGTGGAAGCGATGGCGCGCATCTGCCTGGGTGCCGAACGCCAGTTCAACCACGACACCGATTTCGAAGCCGCGCCGCGCAACCTCGAACGCGCCGACCAGGCCATCGCCATGGCGGCGATGTTCCTGTCCGAGCACATCGGCGTGCGCGGCATCATCGCCATGACCGAGTCGGGCGGCACCGCGCGCTTCCTGTCACGTTTCCGTTCGCAGGTGCCGATCTATGCGCTGTCGCGCCACGACGGCGCGCGTCGCCGCATGGGCCTGATGCGCGACGTGGTGGCCTACAACTTCGACAGCCGCGGCCTGACCTCGCGCGATGCCGCTCGCAAGGCGGTGAAGGAGCTGTTCGGCCAGGACCTGCTGAGCGTCGGCGACCGCGTGATGTTCACCAGCGGCGACCACATGGAGCAGCTGGGCGCCACCAATACGCTGCGCCTGCTGCAGGTGGGCGAGGGCGGCACTGCCGAGGGGCTGGGAGAACTGTAA
- a CDS encoding class I fructose-bisphosphate aldolase, translating to MSIEQLAETALAMVAPGKGIIAIDESGATCAKRFAGVGIENTEENRRRYRELLLTTPKLSDYISGAILFDETIRQSTSDGVPFAKYMSDNGMIPGIKVDKGTHNLAGFPGEVVTEGLDGLRARLEEYYKLGARFAKWRAVINIGDDIPSGTCIDANTHALARYAALCQEQGLVPMVEPEVIMDGSHDIETCFEVTEVTLRSLFASLYEHNVLLEGTILKASMVVPGTTSGEDVSYEDVAASTLQCLKSTVPATLPGIVFLSGGQSDEAATAHLNAMNQMGPNPWPLSFSYGRAMQAAALKLWSQDLVNNFAKAQQTVYERARDNGLAALGQWKQAA from the coding sequence ATGAGCATCGAACAGCTTGCCGAAACCGCCCTGGCCATGGTGGCCCCCGGCAAGGGCATCATCGCCATCGACGAGTCGGGCGCGACCTGCGCCAAGCGTTTCGCCGGCGTCGGCATCGAGAACACCGAAGAAAACCGTCGCCGCTACCGCGAGCTGCTGCTCACCACGCCGAAGCTGAGCGACTACATCTCCGGCGCCATCCTGTTTGACGAGACCATCCGCCAGTCCACCAGCGATGGCGTGCCGTTCGCCAAGTACATGAGCGACAACGGCATGATTCCGGGCATCAAGGTCGACAAGGGCACGCACAACCTGGCCGGTTTCCCGGGCGAGGTGGTGACCGAAGGCCTGGACGGTCTGCGCGCGCGCCTGGAGGAGTACTACAAGCTCGGCGCCCGCTTCGCCAAGTGGCGCGCTGTGATCAACATCGGCGACGACATCCCGTCGGGCACCTGCATCGACGCCAACACCCACGCGCTGGCCCGTTATGCCGCGCTGTGCCAGGAACAGGGCCTGGTGCCGATGGTCGAGCCGGAAGTGATCATGGACGGCAGCCACGACATCGAGACCTGCTTTGAAGTCACCGAAGTCACGCTGCGTTCGCTGTTCGCGTCGTTGTACGAGCACAACGTGCTGCTGGAAGGCACCATCCTGAAGGCCTCGATGGTCGTGCCGGGCACCACCAGCGGCGAAGATGTGTCTTACGAGGACGTCGCCGCGTCCACGCTGCAGTGCCTGAAGTCGACCGTGCCGGCCACGCTGCCGGGCATCGTGTTCCTGTCGGGTGGCCAGTCGGACGAGGCCGCCACGGCGCACCTCAACGCGATGAACCAGATGGGCCCGAACCCGTGGCCGCTGTCGTTCTCCTACGGCCGCGCCATGCAGGCCGCCGCGCTGAAGCTGTGGTCGCAGGATCTGGTGAACAACTTCGCCAAGGCCCAGCAGACCGTGTACGAGCGCGCCCGCGACAACGGCCTGGCCGCACTGGGCCAGTGGAAGCAGGCTGCGTAA
- the napF gene encoding ferredoxin-type protein NapF produces the protein MSAAPDPSRRALLLGRRAATPPLRPPWALDESAFLDACTACGACVERCPERVLVRGAGGYAVFDPHLGECTFCGDCVDACAPRALDRTRVTDAFDTIAVAGDTCLPRRGVVCSSCRDGCPEHAIAFPLTSRVPVPSIDAARCTGCGACVGLCPVDAISLKAHATEPA, from the coding sequence GTGTCCGCCGCGCCCGATCCATCCCGTCGTGCGCTGTTGCTCGGGCGCCGTGCGGCCACGCCGCCGCTGCGCCCGCCGTGGGCGCTGGACGAATCCGCCTTCCTCGATGCCTGCACCGCCTGTGGCGCCTGTGTGGAGCGCTGCCCCGAGCGCGTGCTCGTGCGCGGAGCGGGTGGATACGCGGTGTTCGATCCGCATCTGGGCGAATGCACCTTCTGCGGTGATTGCGTGGACGCCTGCGCGCCGCGCGCGCTCGACCGGACACGCGTGACCGATGCCTTCGACACCATCGCCGTTGCCGGCGACACCTGCCTGCCGCGCCGGGGCGTGGTGTGTTCGAGCTGTCGCGACGGCTGCCCCGAACATGCCATCGCGTTTCCGTTGACCTCGCGCGTGCCTGTGCCGTCGATCGATGCCGCGCGCTGCACCGGCTGTGGCGCCTGCGTGGGCCTGTGTCCGGTCGATGCCATTTCCCTGAAGGCGCACGCCACGGAGCCCGCATGA
- a CDS encoding O-acetyl-ADP-ribose deacetylase, whose protein sequence is MRIEVFEGDITALDVDAIVNAANPALAGGGGVDGAIHRAAGPGLSEECSVIAMVSPHVRCPTGEARITGGHRLKARHIIHTVGPVWHGGRDGEPERLAECYRNSLRLAVDHGVASIAFPAISCGVYGYPPEKAVSTAVAEVRAWGDVHDAPAQVIFACFGESMAALYRQALR, encoded by the coding sequence ATGCGTATCGAGGTGTTCGAAGGCGACATCACCGCGCTCGACGTGGACGCCATCGTCAACGCCGCCAATCCGGCACTGGCCGGCGGTGGCGGCGTCGATGGGGCGATCCACCGCGCCGCCGGTCCCGGGCTGTCGGAGGAATGCAGCGTCATCGCGATGGTGAGTCCGCACGTGCGCTGCCCCACCGGCGAAGCGCGGATCACGGGCGGCCATCGACTGAAGGCGCGGCACATCATCCACACCGTCGGGCCGGTCTGGCACGGCGGCCGCGACGGCGAGCCGGAGCGGTTGGCCGAGTGTTACCGCAACAGCCTTCGACTCGCCGTCGACCATGGCGTTGCGTCGATCGCGTTTCCGGCGATCAGCTGCGGGGTGTACGGCTATCCACCGGAAAAGGCGGTATCGACGGCCGTGGCCGAAGTGCGCGCGTGGGGGGATGTCCACGACGCTCCGGCGCAGGTGATATTCGCGTGTTTCGGAGAGTCGATGGCGGCACTGTACCGACAGGCCCTGCGTTGA
- a CDS encoding cytochrome c3 family protein — protein sequence MRRLWEWLEPYWRTLRRPSVHYSLGFLVAAGFVAGILFWGGFNTALEATNTEKFCTSCHEMHDNVFQELKQTIHYSNRSGVRATCPDCHVPHQWTDKIARKMQASKEVWGKIFGTVNTREKFIDKRLELAMHEWARLKANDSLECRNCHDYQSMDLTRQSSRAAQIHKRWLHTREKTCIDCHKGIAHQLPDMAGVPQG from the coding sequence ATGCGCCGCCTGTGGGAGTGGCTCGAACCCTACTGGCGCACGCTGCGCAGGCCGAGCGTGCACTACAGCCTGGGCTTTCTTGTCGCCGCCGGCTTCGTCGCGGGCATCCTGTTCTGGGGCGGTTTCAACACCGCGCTGGAAGCGACCAACACGGAGAAGTTCTGCACCAGCTGCCATGAGATGCACGACAACGTGTTCCAGGAGTTGAAGCAGACGATCCACTACAGCAACCGTTCCGGCGTGCGCGCGACGTGCCCTGATTGCCATGTGCCGCACCAGTGGACCGACAAGATCGCGCGCAAGATGCAGGCGTCGAAGGAAGTGTGGGGCAAGATCTTCGGCACGGTGAACACGCGCGAGAAGTTCATCGACAAGCGGCTGGAACTGGCGATGCACGAATGGGCGCGTCTGAAGGCCAACGATTCGCTGGAATGCCGCAACTGCCACGACTACCAGTCGATGGACCTCACCCGCCAGAGTTCGCGCGCCGCACAGATCCACAAGCGTTGGCTGCACACGCGCGAGAAGACCTGCATCGACTGCCACAAGGGCATCGCGCACCAGCTCCCCGACATGGCGGGAGTGCCGCAGGGGTGA
- the cysK gene encoding cysteine synthase A, with amino-acid sequence MIHESILDTIGRTPVVRLHRLGPSHVTLYAKVEAFNPGGSVKDRLALAIVLDAEERGLLKPGDTVVEATSGNTGVALAMVCAARGYKFVAVMSDSFSMERRKLMRAYGAKLILTPAAERGSGMVRRAEALAKQHGWFLARQFTNPANPAYHRQTTAAEILRDFAGRRLDHFVTGWGTGGTLTGVGEVLKVARPDVRVTTCEPAGAALLSGKEWQPHKIQGWTPDFVPEVLNRDVADAILPIDDVLARDTARRLATEEGIFVGISAGATAAAALEVARNAEEGAVILTMLPDTGERYLSTFLFEGVNEGSDDEWLAGLS; translated from the coding sequence ATGATTCACGAGAGCATCCTCGACACCATCGGCCGCACCCCAGTGGTGCGGCTGCACCGCCTCGGCCCGTCCCACGTGACGCTGTACGCCAAGGTCGAAGCCTTCAATCCCGGCGGCTCGGTCAAGGACCGGTTGGCCCTGGCCATCGTCCTGGACGCCGAGGAACGCGGCCTGCTGAAGCCGGGAGACACGGTGGTGGAAGCCACCTCCGGAAACACCGGCGTGGCCCTGGCGATGGTCTGCGCCGCGCGCGGTTACAAGTTCGTGGCGGTGATGAGCGATTCGTTCTCGATGGAGCGCCGCAAGCTGATGCGCGCCTACGGGGCCAAGCTGATCCTCACGCCCGCTGCCGAACGCGGCAGCGGCATGGTCCGTCGCGCCGAGGCGCTGGCCAAGCAACACGGCTGGTTCCTGGCCCGCCAGTTCACCAACCCGGCCAACCCGGCCTATCACCGGCAGACCACGGCGGCCGAGATCCTGCGCGACTTCGCCGGGCGCCGGCTCGATCACTTCGTGACCGGCTGGGGCACCGGCGGCACCCTGACCGGCGTGGGCGAAGTGTTGAAGGTGGCGCGCCCGGACGTGCGCGTGACCACGTGCGAACCCGCGGGCGCGGCGTTGCTGTCGGGCAAGGAATGGCAGCCGCACAAGATCCAGGGCTGGACGCCGGACTTCGTGCCGGAAGTGCTCAATCGCGACGTGGCCGACGCCATCCTGCCCATCGACGACGTGCTGGCGCGCGACACCGCACGGCGGCTGGCGACGGAGGAAGGCATCTTCGTCGGCATCTCCGCCGGCGCCACAGCCGCGGCGGCGCTGGAAGTCGCGCGCAATGCCGAGGAAGGCGCGGTCATCCTGACCATGCTGCCCGACACCGGCGAGCGTTACCTCAGCACGTTCCTCTTCGAGGGCGTGAACGAGGGGTCCGACGACGAGTGGCTGGCCGGCCTGTCCTGA
- a CDS encoding chaperone NapD: MNSVADEVHIASFVVQHRAEAAGALAAHIDQSPDLELALSGEFRSVVLCECTDQYAVLDRIDTLRALPGVLNVALVYHHAEPREALDAPLPTVSDTGASP, from the coding sequence ATGAATTCCGTCGCCGATGAAGTGCACATCGCCAGCTTCGTGGTCCAGCACCGCGCGGAAGCGGCCGGCGCGCTGGCTGCTCACATCGACCAGTCGCCCGACCTGGAGCTGGCGCTGTCCGGCGAGTTCCGCAGCGTGGTGCTGTGCGAGTGCACCGACCAGTACGCCGTGCTCGATCGCATCGACACACTTCGCGCGCTGCCTGGCGTGCTCAACGTCGCCCTTGTCTACCACCACGCCGAGCCGCGCGAAGCGCTCGACGCACCGCTTCCGACCGTTTCCGACACAGGAGCCTCGCCATGA
- a CDS encoding efflux RND transporter periplasmic adaptor subunit, whose amino-acid sequence MQFSSRSRTSVAWAAFRATTSLVLVLAVTACGSNGAEQRGGGDRPIPVTTQQVRMQPWSDTVLALGNVKARESITVTAKVSETVQDVHFDSGDVVKAGAPLITLTGRQQQAAFEQAQATANEAERLYKRQQELADQQLIARSSLDTQMAIRDAARARVAQMRADIGDRVIRAPFGGVLGIRQVSPGALVTPGTAIATLDDTARVYVDFPVPEAMLATLGVGQKVAGTSTAYPGRTFEGQVSTVDARIDEATRSVVVRGDFANPERLLRPGMLMQVTLSRPQRLALLVPEISIVQVGTDSFVYRVKPDQSVERVDVKVGGRRDGLAEITQGLNENDRIVVDGTGKLRVGSRIVDAAGDRPAAAKVDAEPKQG is encoded by the coding sequence ATGCAATTCAGTTCCAGATCCAGGACCAGCGTGGCCTGGGCCGCGTTCCGCGCCACCACCTCGCTGGTCCTCGTCCTCGCCGTTACCGCATGTGGCAGCAACGGCGCGGAGCAGCGCGGCGGCGGCGATCGACCCATCCCGGTGACCACGCAGCAGGTGCGCATGCAGCCGTGGAGCGACACCGTGCTCGCGCTGGGCAATGTCAAGGCGCGCGAATCGATCACGGTCACCGCGAAGGTCAGCGAGACCGTGCAGGACGTGCATTTCGACAGCGGCGACGTCGTCAAGGCCGGTGCACCGCTGATCACGCTGACCGGCCGCCAGCAGCAGGCCGCGTTCGAACAGGCGCAGGCCACCGCCAACGAAGCCGAGCGGCTGTACAAGCGCCAGCAGGAACTCGCCGACCAGCAGCTCATCGCGCGTTCGTCGCTGGACACGCAGATGGCGATCCGCGACGCCGCACGCGCGCGCGTCGCGCAGATGCGCGCCGACATCGGCGACCGCGTGATCCGCGCGCCGTTCGGCGGCGTGCTGGGCATCCGCCAGGTCAGTCCGGGTGCGCTGGTGACGCCGGGCACGGCCATCGCCACGCTGGACGACACCGCGCGCGTGTACGTCGATTTCCCGGTGCCCGAAGCGATGCTCGCCACGCTCGGCGTCGGCCAGAAGGTCGCCGGTACCAGCACCGCGTATCCGGGCCGCACGTTCGAGGGCCAGGTGAGCACCGTGGATGCGCGCATCGACGAAGCCACGCGTTCGGTCGTGGTGCGCGGCGACTTCGCCAACCCCGAACGCCTGCTGCGTCCCGGCATGCTGATGCAGGTGACGCTGTCGCGTCCGCAGCGCCTTGCGCTGCTGGTGCCGGAAATCTCCATCGTGCAGGTCGGCACGGATTCGTTCGTGTACCGCGTCAAGCCGGACCAGTCGGTCGAGCGCGTGGACGTGAAGGTCGGTGGCCGTCGCGACGGGCTGGCGGAAATCACGCAGGGCCTGAACGAGAACGACCGCATCGTGGTGGACGGCACCGGCAAGCTGCGCGTGGGCAGCCGCATCGTCGACGCAGCCGGCGACCGGCCGGCGGCGGCGAAGGTGGACGCCGAGCCCAAGCAGGGTTGA
- the napA gene encoding periplasmic nitrate reductase subunit alpha yields MTTRREFIRNTAVATAAAAAGMSMPGDAANIITEGDLTALKWDKAPCRFCGTGCGVNVAVKNGRVVATHGDVHAEVNRGINCVKGYFLSKIMYGDDRLTTPLLRKKNGVYAKDGDFTPVSWDEAFDVMTEQFKRVLKEKGGDGIGMFGSGQWTIFEGYAANKLMKAGFRSNHIDPNARHCMASAVMGFMRTFGMDEPMGVYDDIEAADAFVLWGSNMAEMHPILWTRITDRRLSHPHVKVAVLSTFEHRSFELADIPIVFKPHTDLVMLNYIANHIIKSGKVNRDFVDKHTSFKRGNQDIGYGLRPDNPLEVKAKNAKDPGGGEVISFDDFAAFVAPYTLEKTVEMTGVERGWLEKLAELYADPKVKVMSTWTMGFNQHTRGVWCNNMIYNIHLLTGKISTPGNSPFSLTGQPSACGTAREVGTFSHRLPADMLVANPEHRKHAEEIWKIPHGIIKAKPGYHAVEQNRMLKDGKLNAYWVQVNNNMQAAANLYEETWPGYRNPKNFIVVSDAYPTVTAQAADLILPTAMWVEKEGAYGNAERRTQFWHQLVNAPAQARSDLWQLMEFSKRFTTDECWPAEILAANPQFKGKTLFDVLYRNGNVDRFPVSDIEPGYANDESTHFNFYVQKGLFEEYAVFGRGHGHDLAPFDDYHRARGLRWPVVNGRETRWRYREGSDPYVKPGTGFQFYGNPDGRAVIWALPYEPPAESPDKEFDLWLVTGRVLEHWHSGSMTMRVPELFRSFPTAMIFMNPDDARARGLKRGDDVRVISRRGEMRTRVETRGRNRMPPGVVFVPWFDAGQLINKVTLDATDPISKQTDYKKCAVKVLSA; encoded by the coding sequence ATGACCACCCGTCGCGAGTTCATCCGCAACACTGCCGTCGCCACGGCGGCGGCGGCGGCCGGCATGTCGATGCCGGGCGATGCGGCCAACATCATCACCGAGGGCGACCTGACCGCGCTGAAGTGGGACAAGGCGCCGTGCCGCTTCTGCGGCACCGGCTGTGGCGTCAACGTGGCGGTGAAGAACGGTCGCGTCGTTGCCACGCACGGCGACGTGCATGCCGAGGTCAACCGTGGCATCAACTGCGTCAAGGGCTATTTCCTGTCGAAGATCATGTACGGCGACGACCGCCTGACGACACCGCTGTTGCGCAAGAAGAACGGCGTGTACGCCAAGGACGGCGACTTCACTCCGGTGAGCTGGGACGAAGCCTTCGACGTGATGACCGAGCAGTTCAAGCGCGTGCTCAAGGAAAAGGGTGGCGACGGCATCGGCATGTTCGGCTCCGGACAGTGGACGATCTTCGAGGGCTACGCGGCCAACAAGCTGATGAAGGCCGGGTTCCGCAGCAACCACATCGATCCGAATGCGCGCCATTGCATGGCATCGGCCGTGATGGGCTTCATGCGCACCTTCGGCATGGACGAGCCCATGGGCGTCTACGACGACATCGAGGCCGCCGATGCGTTCGTGCTGTGGGGCTCCAACATGGCCGAGATGCATCCCATCCTGTGGACGCGCATCACCGACCGGCGCCTGTCGCATCCGCACGTGAAGGTGGCGGTGTTGTCGACGTTCGAGCATCGCAGCTTCGAGCTGGCCGACATCCCGATCGTGTTCAAGCCGCACACCGACCTTGTGATGCTCAACTACATCGCCAACCACATCATCAAGAGCGGCAAGGTCAACCGCGATTTCGTCGACAAGCACACCAGTTTCAAGCGCGGAAACCAGGACATCGGCTACGGCCTGCGCCCGGACAATCCGCTGGAGGTGAAGGCGAAGAACGCCAAGGACCCGGGCGGCGGTGAGGTGATCAGCTTCGACGACTTCGCCGCGTTCGTCGCACCGTACACGCTCGAAAAGACCGTGGAGATGACCGGCGTGGAGCGCGGCTGGCTGGAGAAGCTGGCCGAGTTGTACGCCGACCCGAAGGTCAAGGTGATGTCCACCTGGACGATGGGCTTCAACCAGCACACGCGCGGCGTGTGGTGCAACAACATGATCTACAACATCCACCTGCTGACGGGGAAGATCTCCACACCCGGCAACAGCCCGTTCTCGCTGACGGGCCAGCCGTCGGCGTGTGGCACCGCGCGCGAGGTGGGTACCTTCAGCCACCGCCTGCCGGCCGACATGCTGGTGGCCAATCCCGAGCACCGCAAGCACGCCGAGGAGATCTGGAAGATCCCGCACGGCATCATCAAGGCCAAGCCCGGTTACCACGCCGTCGAGCAGAACCGCATGCTCAAGGACGGCAAGCTCAACGCCTACTGGGTGCAGGTCAACAACAACATGCAGGCGGCGGCCAATCTCTACGAGGAGACCTGGCCGGGCTATCGCAATCCGAAGAACTTCATCGTCGTCTCCGATGCGTATCCCACCGTCACCGCGCAGGCCGCGGACCTGATCCTGCCCACGGCGATGTGGGTGGAGAAGGAAGGCGCGTACGGCAACGCCGAGCGACGCACGCAGTTCTGGCATCAGCTGGTGAACGCGCCGGCGCAGGCGCGATCGGACCTGTGGCAGCTGATGGAATTCTCCAAGCGCTTCACCACCGACGAATGCTGGCCGGCGGAGATCCTGGCGGCCAACCCGCAGTTCAAGGGCAAGACGCTGTTCGACGTGCTGTACCGCAACGGCAACGTCGACCGCTTCCCGGTGTCGGACATCGAGCCCGGCTACGCCAACGACGAATCCACCCACTTCAACTTCTACGTGCAGAAGGGCCTGTTCGAGGAGTACGCGGTGTTCGGTCGCGGACACGGCCACGACCTGGCGCCGTTCGACGACTACCACCGCGCGCGCGGCCTGCGCTGGCCGGTGGTCAACGGACGCGAGACGCGCTGGCGTTACCGCGAGGGTTCCGATCCCTACGTGAAGCCCGGTACCGGCTTCCAGTTCTACGGAAATCCGGACGGACGCGCGGTGATCTGGGCGCTGCCTTACGAGCCGCCCGCGGAATCGCCGGACAAGGAGTTCGACCTGTGGCTGGTGACCGGCCGCGTGCTGGAACACTGGCATTCGGGCTCGATGACGATGCGGGTGCCGGAGCTGTTCCGCAGCTTCCCCACGGCGATGATCTTCATGAACCCGGACGATGCGCGAGCGCGCGGCCTCAAGCGTGGCGATGATGTGCGCGTGATTTCGCGGCGCGGCGAGATGCGCACGCGCGTGGAGACGCGCGGACGCAACCGCATGCCGCCGGGCGTGGTGTTCGTGCCGTGGTTCGACGCCGGACAGCTGATCAACAAGGTCACGCTGGATGCGACCGATCCGATCTCCAAACAGACCGATTACAAGAAGTGCGCGGTCAAGGTCCTGAGCGCATAG
- a CDS encoding nitrate reductase cytochrome c-type subunit, which translates to MSNAFTRNRLLWFAGGLVLAVIVLVFVAGWLAGRTTARHDEERAARAATQAAHAPAAGSALGRTDMQQIDALRRGIPVDQEAAPMPLARVENADRRRERAYPMQPPTIPHAIDGYQVDKNSNRCMLCHARANAEKFQAPPVSVTHYMDRDDQFLAAISPRRYFCNQCHVVQTDARLLVGNHFQTIDEVMAAAEAGTATAEASGKVQ; encoded by the coding sequence ATGAGCAACGCATTCACGCGCAATCGCCTGCTGTGGTTCGCCGGGGGACTCGTTCTGGCGGTGATCGTGCTGGTGTTCGTGGCCGGCTGGCTGGCCGGACGCACCACCGCACGCCATGACGAGGAACGGGCGGCGCGCGCTGCGACGCAGGCCGCACACGCGCCCGCGGCAGGCTCCGCGCTCGGTCGGACCGACATGCAGCAGATCGACGCGCTGCGTCGCGGCATTCCCGTCGACCAGGAGGCCGCACCGATGCCGCTGGCACGCGTGGAGAACGCCGATCGCCGGCGCGAACGCGCGTACCCGATGCAGCCGCCGACGATTCCGCACGCCATCGATGGGTATCAGGTCGACAAGAACAGCAACCGCTGCATGCTCTGCCACGCGCGCGCCAATGCCGAGAAGTTCCAGGCGCCGCCGGTGAGCGTCACGCACTACATGGACCGTGACGACCAGTTCCTGGCCGCGATCTCGCCGCGCCGCTACTTCTGTAACCAGTGCCACGTGGTGCAGACCGACGCGCGTTTGCTGGTGGGCAACCACTTCCAGACCATCGACGAAGTCATGGCGGCTGCCGAAGCCGGCACTGCCACCGCCGAAGCCTCGGGGAAAGTGCAGTGA